From the Kogia breviceps isolate mKogBre1 chromosome 3, mKogBre1 haplotype 1, whole genome shotgun sequence genome, one window contains:
- the MPHOSPH10 gene encoding U3 small nucleolar ribonucleoprotein protein MPP10 isoform X2 produces the protein MLPQIWQQLELQNEAILQYFQNAVSETINDEDISLLSENEVQECEEDASEMEAGGEEDLEQDLEEEEEKVSDLSGDDPEEDERAINSSKLDLRKSPDFSDEDSDLDFDISKLEQQSKVQNKVPRKPTEKSIVDDKFFKLSEMESFLENIEKEEEQKDDEEEDDIDFFEDVDSDEDGGLFGSQDLKSGKSSRNLKYKDFFDPVESDEDVASVHDDGDELASSEEEEIAEEGEESFSELDEDNDLEESGDSKQHKETLKRVTFALPDDEETEDTNVLNVQKDSDEVKSSFEIRQEKMNEKIASLEKQLLEKKPWQLQGEVTAQKRPENSLLEETLHFDHAIRMAPVITEETTVQLEDIIKQRIKDQAWDDVVRKEKPKEDAYEYKKRLTLDHEKSKLSLAEIYEQEYIKLNQQKTAEEENPEHVEIQKMMDSLFLKLDALSNFHFIPKPPVPEIKVVSNLPAVTMEEVAPVSVSDAALLAPEEVKEKNKAGDTKTAAEKTATDKKRDRRKKKYQKRLKIKEKEKQRRLLEKSNPDRAGKYTKAVASEKLKQLTKTGKAALLKDEGKDKALKSSQAFFSKLQDQVKMQINDAKRTEKRKEKKQSISVHKLKL, from the exons ATGCTTCCTCAG ATTTGGCAACAACTGGAATTGCAGAATGAAGCAATTTTACAGTACTTCCAGAATGCAGTTAGTGAAACCATTAACGATGAAGACATCAGTCTTCTCTCAGAGAATGAGGTGCAGGAGTGTGAAGAGGATGCCTCAGAGATGGAGGCCGGTGGCGAGGAGGACCTAGAACAAGAtttggaagaggaggaagagaaagtgtCAGACCTGAGTGGTGATGATCCTGAAGAGGATGAGAGAGCTATAAACTCAAGCAAATTGGATCTGAGGAAAAGCCCAGATTTCAGCGATGAGGACTCTGATCTTGACTTTGATATCAGCAAATTGGAACAGCAGAGCAAGGTGCAAAACAAAGTGCCTAGGAAACCAACAGAAAAGTCCATAGTAGATGATAAATTCTTCAAACTCTCTGAAATGGAGAGCTTTTTAGAAAAcatagaaaaggaagaggaacaaaaagaTGATGAAGAGGAGGATGATATTGATTTTTTTGAAGATGTCGATTCCGATGAAGACGGAGGACTCTTTGGAAGTCAGGATCTTAAG tcAGGTAAAAGTTCCAGAAACCTGAAGTACAAAGATTTCTTTGATCCAGTTGAAAGTGATGAAGACGTAGCAAGTGtccatgatgatggtgatgaactGGCTTCAAGTGAAGAGGAAGAAATTgctgaagaaggagaagaaagcttTTCTGAGCT GGATGAAGATAATGACCTTGAAGAAAGTGGAGACAGTAAACAGCATAAAGAAACCTTGAAAAGAGTGACCTTTGCTTTGCCagatgatgaggaaactgaagatacAAATGTCTTAAATGTACAGAAAGACTCTGATGAAGTCAAATCCTCTTTTGAAATAAGACAGGAAAAG ATGAATGAAAAAATTGCATCTTTGGAAAAACAGTTGTTGGAAAAGAAACCTTGGCAACTTCAAGGGGAAGTGACAGCACAGAAGCGGCCCGAGAACAGCCTCCTAGAAGAGACCCTACACTTTGACCACGCCATCCGTATGG CACCTGTGATCACAGAGGAAACCACAGTTCAACTAGAAGATATCATTAAGCAGAGGATAAAAGATCAG GCTTGGGATGATGTCGTACGTAAAGAAAAACCTAAAGAGGATGCATATGAGTATAAAAAGCGTTTAACACTGGACCATGAGAAGAGTAAGTTGAGCCTTGCTGAAATTTATGAACAGGAGTACATCAAACTCAACCAG CAAAAAACAGCAGAGGAAGAAAATCCAGAGCACGTAGAAATTCAGAAGATGATGGATTCCCTCTTCTTAAAATTGGATGCCCTCTCAAACTTCCATTTCATCCCTAAGCCG CCTGTTCCAGAGATTAAAGTTGTGTCGAATCTGCCAGCTGTCACCATGGAGGAGGTCGCCCCAGTGAGTGTCAGCGATGCAGCCCTCCTGGCCCCAGAGGAAGTCAAG gagaaaaataaagctggagatACAAAAACAGCTGCTGAGAAAACAGCTACAGACAAGAAACGAGataggaggaaaaagaaatatcaaaagcgtttgaaaataaaggagaaagaaaagcagagaagacTTCTTGAAAAGAGCAACCCAGACCGAGCAGGGAAATACACCAAAGCAGTAGCTTCTGAGAAGTTAAAACAGCTGACCAAGACAGGCAAAGCTGCACTGTTAAAG gATGAAGGTAAAGACAAAGCCTTAAAATCATCACAAGCATTCTTTTCTAAATTACAAGATCaagtaaaaatgcaaataaatgatgcaaagagaacagagaagagaaaggagaaaaaacagagTATTTCTGTTCATAAATTAAAGCTGTAA
- the MPHOSPH10 gene encoding U3 small nucleolar ribonucleoprotein protein MPP10 isoform X1 — MAPRVWRRRTLERCLREVGKATERPECFLSIQDELASKFTSLTKVLYDFNKILENDRKRGSPLQRLMINNFDDEQIWQQLELQNEAILQYFQNAVSETINDEDISLLSENEVQECEEDASEMEAGGEEDLEQDLEEEEEKVSDLSGDDPEEDERAINSSKLDLRKSPDFSDEDSDLDFDISKLEQQSKVQNKVPRKPTEKSIVDDKFFKLSEMESFLENIEKEEEQKDDEEEDDIDFFEDVDSDEDGGLFGSQDLKSGKSSRNLKYKDFFDPVESDEDVASVHDDGDELASSEEEEIAEEGEESFSELDEDNDLEESGDSKQHKETLKRVTFALPDDEETEDTNVLNVQKDSDEVKSSFEIRQEKMNEKIASLEKQLLEKKPWQLQGEVTAQKRPENSLLEETLHFDHAIRMAPVITEETTVQLEDIIKQRIKDQAWDDVVRKEKPKEDAYEYKKRLTLDHEKSKLSLAEIYEQEYIKLNQQKTAEEENPEHVEIQKMMDSLFLKLDALSNFHFIPKPPVPEIKVVSNLPAVTMEEVAPVSVSDAALLAPEEVKEKNKAGDTKTAAEKTATDKKRDRRKKKYQKRLKIKEKEKQRRLLEKSNPDRAGKYTKAVASEKLKQLTKTGKAALLKDEGKDKALKSSQAFFSKLQDQVKMQINDAKRTEKRKEKKQSISVHKLKL, encoded by the exons ATGGCCCCGCGGGTGTGGCGTCGGCGGACTCTGGAGCGGTGCCTGAGGGAGGTCGGTAAAGCCACCGAACGCCCGGAATGCTTCCTCAG CATTCAAGATGAACTGGCATCAAAGTTTACTTCTTTAACAAAAGTACTTTATGACTTTAATAAAATACTAGAGAATGACAGGAAACGTGGAAGTCCTTTACAAAGACTGATGATAAATAATTTTGATGATGAGCAGATTTGGCAACAACTGGAATTGCAGAATGAAGCAATTTTACAGTACTTCCAGAATGCAGTTAGTGAAACCATTAACGATGAAGACATCAGTCTTCTCTCAGAGAATGAGGTGCAGGAGTGTGAAGAGGATGCCTCAGAGATGGAGGCCGGTGGCGAGGAGGACCTAGAACAAGAtttggaagaggaggaagagaaagtgtCAGACCTGAGTGGTGATGATCCTGAAGAGGATGAGAGAGCTATAAACTCAAGCAAATTGGATCTGAGGAAAAGCCCAGATTTCAGCGATGAGGACTCTGATCTTGACTTTGATATCAGCAAATTGGAACAGCAGAGCAAGGTGCAAAACAAAGTGCCTAGGAAACCAACAGAAAAGTCCATAGTAGATGATAAATTCTTCAAACTCTCTGAAATGGAGAGCTTTTTAGAAAAcatagaaaaggaagaggaacaaaaagaTGATGAAGAGGAGGATGATATTGATTTTTTTGAAGATGTCGATTCCGATGAAGACGGAGGACTCTTTGGAAGTCAGGATCTTAAG tcAGGTAAAAGTTCCAGAAACCTGAAGTACAAAGATTTCTTTGATCCAGTTGAAAGTGATGAAGACGTAGCAAGTGtccatgatgatggtgatgaactGGCTTCAAGTGAAGAGGAAGAAATTgctgaagaaggagaagaaagcttTTCTGAGCT GGATGAAGATAATGACCTTGAAGAAAGTGGAGACAGTAAACAGCATAAAGAAACCTTGAAAAGAGTGACCTTTGCTTTGCCagatgatgaggaaactgaagatacAAATGTCTTAAATGTACAGAAAGACTCTGATGAAGTCAAATCCTCTTTTGAAATAAGACAGGAAAAG ATGAATGAAAAAATTGCATCTTTGGAAAAACAGTTGTTGGAAAAGAAACCTTGGCAACTTCAAGGGGAAGTGACAGCACAGAAGCGGCCCGAGAACAGCCTCCTAGAAGAGACCCTACACTTTGACCACGCCATCCGTATGG CACCTGTGATCACAGAGGAAACCACAGTTCAACTAGAAGATATCATTAAGCAGAGGATAAAAGATCAG GCTTGGGATGATGTCGTACGTAAAGAAAAACCTAAAGAGGATGCATATGAGTATAAAAAGCGTTTAACACTGGACCATGAGAAGAGTAAGTTGAGCCTTGCTGAAATTTATGAACAGGAGTACATCAAACTCAACCAG CAAAAAACAGCAGAGGAAGAAAATCCAGAGCACGTAGAAATTCAGAAGATGATGGATTCCCTCTTCTTAAAATTGGATGCCCTCTCAAACTTCCATTTCATCCCTAAGCCG CCTGTTCCAGAGATTAAAGTTGTGTCGAATCTGCCAGCTGTCACCATGGAGGAGGTCGCCCCAGTGAGTGTCAGCGATGCAGCCCTCCTGGCCCCAGAGGAAGTCAAG gagaaaaataaagctggagatACAAAAACAGCTGCTGAGAAAACAGCTACAGACAAGAAACGAGataggaggaaaaagaaatatcaaaagcgtttgaaaataaaggagaaagaaaagcagagaagacTTCTTGAAAAGAGCAACCCAGACCGAGCAGGGAAATACACCAAAGCAGTAGCTTCTGAGAAGTTAAAACAGCTGACCAAGACAGGCAAAGCTGCACTGTTAAAG gATGAAGGTAAAGACAAAGCCTTAAAATCATCACAAGCATTCTTTTCTAAATTACAAGATCaagtaaaaatgcaaataaatgatgcaaagagaacagagaagagaaaggagaaaaaacagagTATTTCTGTTCATAAATTAAAGCTGTAA